TTGTTTCATAAAGATTCTAGGGAGACTTTTAAATCCTTCTCTGCTCCTATATGCTCACCGAAGTGGAGAGCTAGTTCACATGCCTTTCAAAGCCTTCAAAGGAGAACTTGAATAGTTACTCAATCTTTACTGATGCTAAATTATTCCATTTGCGTCCTGTTGTTGTGAAATCAGGTGCTCTTTATGCATTGGTGCAAGGTTAAATGTTGACTGTATTcgttagaaacttttttttcaaataaacaccTAAATTATGCCTCAAAAAGTGTTTCATGGTGAGTCTGTTTCAAATAATGCCTCCTAAGAGGCATTATTTGAAAGACTAAAACATCTTTCTCGTTCTTTATTCCTCCCCTCCACCCGGAAAGAACTGCACTttgagtttcctttttaaattcttttgatcAAAAAATGCATAATCTACTTTgatgcagttttttgttttgttttgttttaagaatcaCTCTTGTTCTCCAAATTCGTATAACTATAAAGGGGAAGTTAAACTTTATACAATATTTGAACCTTTAAAATGATGGGTACTCACTTCTGATAAAGATTTTGCCATTCTTAACTATTTACTAAGTTTTTAGTAAATAGTTTTTAGTTTTGCCATTTTACTAAGATAACTATTTGATAAAAATGATAGCTTGACTAATTAAAACAGGACCCATAGATGCTGTGAGCACAGTAGCACAAAATTTTTATCAGTTTGCTTTTGAAAGGTGTTTATTTGTAGCTgcatctaaaatttttaataattctgtCCAATATGTTCGTGAATAAGATATTAATCCCTTAATTGTCGAAGTACAGCACCTACACACGCgcactatacgtatacatgtgtatacacacacacacacacacacacacacaccacgcagGAAGGAATCAGTTGCCGTATTCCAGGAATGacaatgaaagaggaaaaataagcaaGAATTATAATTAGACGTCTACAGTCTCATTCACAGAAGGGCAGTGCTTGGGGGTTAAGctgttgagttaaaaaaaaagcccccaaCCAAAAACCAACCAGTTGCCTCCGATTGGAGCTTCCCGCAGGCTTTCGCGCTGAGCGAGGAGCGGGGAAGGCGTAGTTCTCGGGGCCGGTGGGGGCCGGGATCCCGTCACCGTCACCACCTCCCGAGGGGTCTTTCGGGAACGCTCCCGCGGGCCCCGCAGGAGCCGGTGACAGTCCTAGGTGAGCGCCGAGAGCAGAGAAAGCGCCGAGCGCGTCCACAAAGCGCCCGGGCCGCCCCTCGCGCTAAGGCGCGGCGGCCCTAGCGGCGGGCGCAGAAGGAAGGACTGGACggaagcggcggcggcggcggcggcggctggcgGGTGGCCGGGGTCGCGGGCCGGGGCGCGGCCGGGGAGGCCGGCGGGGAGCCCACGGGTTGGGAGGCCCGcagcccgcgccgccgccgccgcctccgccgccgcccCAGCCGCGTGCGCGCGCGGCCGCATCAGCTGAGCGCGCGGCGCGTGTCACGTGGTGCGCGTGTCGAAGGTCACGGCGCGCTCACAATGGAGCTCTCGGAGTATGTGCAGAAAGGCTTCCAGATGCTGGCCGATCCCGGCTCCTTCGACTCCAACGCCTTCACGCTTCTCCTCCGGGCGGCTTTCCAGAGCCTGCTGGACGCCCAGGCGGACGAGGCCGTGTTAGGTAAGCCGCTGGGGTCTGAGCTGGATCGGCCTGGGTGGAGGGGCGCTCGGAGAAGAGGAGCGAGATGGAGCGAGAAGGGGAAAGCCCCGGGAAGAGGAAGTCTCCGGGGTTTGCCCTTCGCTCCGGACGGAGTGTGGGGATGTGGCTCTGCCAGAACCCACATCGGACCCTGAGCATTGTTTTCTCCCCAGTTGGCACCTGCACACAGCCAGCTACACGTTCCTGGCCTGATTTCCCCTCCCGGGCTCTTTGTTCCTTTGTAAAGCCGGTGTTCAAGTCTTGTTTGTGGCCTAAACATCTAAGGTTTTCAGCCTGGTCTGGGGCAAAGGCTGTTTGACACTTGGACTTCATCAGGGCAGCTCCCTGCAATTCAAGCTTTCAGTGCTAGGTTGACGAAGGTTTTAAAGGGTCTGCTTCCAAAGTAATTACTACGTCAAATAGTGTTGACATTTTTCAGCTTAGAGAATACCTCAAGTTCCTCTGATCATTCCAACACTCTAGTTCAATATGTTTTGCACAGGTTCCACGCCTAGACCCTTAAAATATGGTGCATAATGTTTTGTTCTGCACTAGTTATCAGGAGGCGAGTCTCTTATAAGTGGTCGGGTCAGTGATTGCGGAGTGCGGTGTCAGTATGGATGGAGGCATATTTTAAGACAGATCGCTATTAcatgattttcttaaatataaatatctcaacaattcaaatttttttcctgtagtttcaCGAGCTAAACACGTGTACAAAAAGTATGAAAGTGGAAGTTCTTTAAACGAAAATAGTAACCGCCACCTGgttaatctcaaaaaaaaaaaaaaagaaaggatggctGTCGaaacctgaaaatattttgaaaattgtattttatattctgAACTCGTTCCCTCGCCCCCACCTCCATGTGTTAATGTCCTTGGAGCCAGTTAGCATAAAATTAATCTTTAGAAGGAAAGTTTATTCATTCTTAAATTTACACCATATAAAATATCTTCTTATTTTCCTCGGAATTTACTCCATCTTTAGAGTGACCACTGTATATTTTACTCTAggactatgttttttaaaaaataaataagagtatTAAGGTAAAGTAAAAGAAGGTAATTTGACCAGGTAATTGCATAATTATTGATGTGTGATCTTTATTGTTTTGCCATTGACCATGTTGCACATCTCATTTACTTATAATTTCCAGTCCTTATAGTTGAATTCTTCTTGTTATCTTGTTAGAGAGGGTTCTTTACCCAAATTAAAATCCCTTTTTAGAAACAGGACTATAAAGAATTTATTGTCACAGGCGTCACTggcaattaatttattttagatcACCCAGACTTGAAACATATCGATCCAGTGGTTTTAAAACATTGTCATGCAGCAGCTGCAACTTACATACTGGAGGCTGGAAAGCAAAGAGCTGACAAATCAACTCTAAGGTACAGGATTTATTTAAATATCCATTTGTTTTCAAATAGTACCTTTATGATTccaatttcagtttttaaaatggagactaaacttaggcttttttttttctttagcacttATCTAGAAGACTGTAAATTTGATAGCGAGAGAATAGAATTGTTTTGCACGGAATATCAGGTTacttacttaaattttttaaaattaacaattactatttttcttctactctgtttgcaaagacatattttctttcttttttttcctcccagaatAATAGGAATTCCCTAGAAATCCTACTGGGAAGGTAGGTCCTGTATAAGGTGTCAAGCTGAGCTACTTTTTACTTGCAGGTATGAATGGAGAGTGTTGGTGTGAAACAAAACAGGACAAAAAAACGGGATCTAGACCAAAAGAAAAGGGGCTAAAGGGCAAGTGAAACAATTGCAGTTAAGCtaatgtttttaaagataaagtttatggagataatttttaaaatgctctttaCTCTTCAgaacttgaaaataaagtttaacaATGTTTTAAATTCAGAATAGATTAAAatagtgtgtgtggtggggaggtggTAGACACCATTGTTGGTGAAGATAAATACTAAAAGTTTTCCTGTAGctattatatacaaaattatcATTGTATCTTTCAGTATAGGCAGATCTTTCCCTCATATAACTGATGTTTCTTGGCATTTGGAATATCAGATAAAGGTAAAGTTTAACAAACTGTTCTCTAGGGGAACTTagggaacttttttaaaaaaaagaagagttaaagACTGAAATCAATGTGTTGTGTTGTTTTAGACCAATCAACTTGATAAGATGTACAGACCTGCATATTTGGTGACCTTAAATGTAGAGGTATTTATACATAAACCCTGtctaaaaattaaatgtgtaatgaaatttaaaatttcctttatttaaataaacagcatttttttcttccctagaaCACTGATTCCCGATCCCACCCAGAGATTAGGTTTAGTTGCAACATGGAACAATTACAGGTACAGTATTAGGATCTGTGAATATGCCTacctttttacagatttttaattgAGAATTATGCCTATGTAAAGTTCAAAAGAAAATTAACCATCTGTCAGTAGATAATGAAGGTTGGTTAAGGATTTAATGGTGAGGGGGCTTcaaaagcaatattttaacaTAGGCTTCGCTTTTGAAATTACGATGTTACTAACAGAGAATTGGtctgcatttgctgttccctccaATTAAAATAAACTTGTGTAGTGTTGAGTGTAAATTCCTTCTATTTGTGATAAGTGTGAGCCAATAGGACAAAGCAAAAGGAAGAGCTTGGCTTTGAAAATGTCTTCTTTGCTTTCAGAAATTGAATTAAACTctcaaaacatgatttttaaacagTAGTTGTAAATGACTTTTTATAAAGGAGCAAGTATACAAAAATTCTAAAACTGTTTATATTGCCAGTGTAAGACtggggaaattaaaaattacattgatTAATGGACATGACAACGAATTTATTTCTtaccacttaaaaaaatgaaggtcATTGCTTGAAATTTTGATGAGATTGAATTTTTCAAAAGGGATCTCCTGCAGAGTCGTTTTAATGTAACCATTAATCAAACTTTAAACTTTCAAAAGATGTGAATACAACATAATATTTGTTAGATAActtgagaaattttaattttgatatactTTGCCTGTTCAGAGGATTCAGTTAGAAACTATATCTCACATCTGAGGGCAAGCAGCCCATTTGAAGATGAGATATTTTAGAGGAAAACCTTCTATTgaccttcttttaattttttacatcttttatattttagagGAAAACCTTTTGATAGTGGTTTGTCAAAGGTTTAAAATCTTTGTGAATTTTAAACTTGTTTAGAAAGTGTCCCCCGACTATTTTCTTGCATCTTTCTCAAAGTTGGATActtctttcttgtgtttttatCCTAAAAACGATCCATCATATACATCTTCAGGACTTAGTAGGGAAACTTAAAGATGCTTCGAAAAGCCTGGAAAGAGCAACTCAGTTGTAACTTGGGGACGTTAACGATCTGCCCCGGTCTAGAGGAAGACCAGGAACGCCTTGCCGTCCGCCGAACCATCGTTTCTGCGAGCTGGATGTCTTCCTTTTCAGGAgaacaaattttttcttttggatttctgTCACTCATCAattttgacacttttttttttacacttgtGAAAGGGTTAAGAGGGAAAGTCTGCCTAAGtatttgaatcatctttagtATTATCCATACACTGATCATATTTGATCTTTTCCAAGTCTTCCAAAAGGAAGCAGACTATTAtattctgaataaataaattgttccCACTAAAGAGTGCTGAGAGTTTGTTTGGATTTGAGTTTGTTAATTATTACTTTGAAAACGCAGACACGATTGGCGTTAACTTTTAACGATCGCCTCTTCTCAGGATTAAAGTTAAGCGTAGTGGGAAAGGATGCGATCTTCGGGGTTGCCTGAAGACCCCAGCTTCGGGACGTGGGGAAAGGGCGCGGTCGCCCCGCGCTGGGAGCTGGCCCGTCCCGTTACCTGTGCCCGAGGGCTCGCTCGCAGCCCGACCCTCGCCCGTGGGGCTCCGGAggcccggcccggccggccggcccCGCGCGGAGCCCCTGCCCGGAGCGAGCGGCTGCCCGCGCGCGCCCCGCCTCGGCCACTGGCGGGCGGGGAAGGGGGCCGGCGCGGCCGCGGGAAGACTGGGGCGGGCGCTGTTGTTTCCGCGAGCCCAACTCGGTCGCAGGTTCCGCGCCGCGGCGCCGGAGTCTGGGCCGCAGCCCGTGGGGCCGAGCGGGGGGCGGCGGCCGGGCGATCTCCTCGGCTGGAGCCCGCGGGGCGGAGGCGGGCGGCGGCAAGAAAGAAATaacggggggtggggtgggtgaacTGCTTGCGGGGCCGGAGCGATGCCCGCGCCGAGAGCAGGGTGGCGCGTGTGGCGCTGTGGAGAAATGTCTCCGCAGCCGCGCCAGCGCCGCCGCCGCGCCGAGCGAGGGGGAGGGGGCCGGGTCGCGCTGCTCCGAGGGGAGGGGGCGGCCGCGGGCCCGACTACACCGACACTAATTCCCAGGCCGCCCTTAAGGAATGAGGGGAGCACGTGACCCggtgggggggcggcggggggagggggcgggcggaCTCTGAGCCATTTTGGAGCCGGTGTCAGTTTCCACTCTGCCTTCAgcggtgctttttttttttttccaccctcccctcccccctcctcagccttcctcccctccccccgcctctccgcacgcacacacacggcgccccccaccccccctcctccccccacggCAACTATGAAATAATAATCGTAGTATTAAAGGCAGAGATCGGGGCGAGACAATGGGGATGTTGGCGAGGGAGCCCCGATCGGGATTAGAAACACCTCCCAGCCCCGCAGAATAATACTGATCGCGCCCCCTCCGCGCGCTCCCTCCCCCGAGTGCCGAgcgggaggaggcggcggcggccgaggaggaggaggaggaggaggaggcccaGGAGGAGGAGGCGTTGGAggccgaggaggaggaggaggccgcGGAGGAGGAGGccgaggcggaggaggaggaggaggccggGCTCGGGAGGCAGCATGAGCCGAGCGCGGCGGCCGCGGCTCCTCTCGGCTGCGCTCGTTGCCCATTGACAGCAGCGTCTGCAGCTCGCTTCAAGATGGCCGCTTGGCTCACATTCATTTTCTGCTGAACGACTTTTAACTTTCATTGTCTTTTCCGCCCGCTGCGATCGCTTCTCACCGGCTGCTTTTTCCGGGTACGTAGGAGGCGAGGCGCCTCCGGGACGGGGCCTGGGGGCGGCGGGGGTCGCGCCGGGCTCGGACCGACCGCCGGTGGACTGGGAGCGGCCCCCCCGCGCCTCGCCCGCGCCGGCCGGGAGGGCGCTGACAGCGTGGGCGCCGagccccgcgccgccgccgcccgccgcccgccggccCCGCGCGCCGCCCGGCCCCGCGCGCCGCCCGCGCCCGCGAGCGCgcgcccgccgccgcccgccgACTCCCGCGGCGCCGGGACCGACCCGcagcccgcgccgccgccgccagccGGCCTCGGCGCCGCTCCAGCCGCCGCCCGCTCCAGCCCGGACGCGCCGCGCGCGGCCCCACGTTTTAGTTCCTTTCTCCCCCGAGCGCCCCTCTACACCCTCGCGACGCACATGGCCCCCGAGAAGAACACTTCTATTTGCAGCTTCTGCGGCTCTCCTGGCCACGGCGCCTTTTGTTGAGAGGTAGATTTTGATGAAACGGGGACGGGTGCCTGAAATCGGGAGCTGCTTGGGTCAAGTGGCTTCCCTCCTCTCCCGAAGAAAGGGCTTTGGAGGGGTTTAAACAGCCAGAGAACGCCCCCATTTTATAGGGACGGGTTGCGTGGGGGGCAGCGATCCCGCCAAGGTGGATGTTAGGCTGGTGAGAGCCCGAACAAAAATGTTATTAACTTAAGTTGGAGGGACACTTGTGAGAAATTGGATGGCTTGTAAGATGGCGGTTCCCAGTTGTTTCCAAGGTCTCCTGCGTTTGTGTTTAAAATGGTAAAGTTTTCAAGGTGTTATTTGTTGGGAGTCTTGGATAAGTTCTTCAAACATTACTTGGGACGTGCTCACTGGGAAGTGGGCATTTCAAATTTGGAGCTTTTTTTGGAGTGATGATGGTGAGTGGACGTTAGTCTTGCAAGaggtttcctctctttcttttttcctctttttgtttttttctctctcagagaTTACAGTTTTTCTCTCAACCTCTAGTATGGGATGCACTTAGAACCATGACTCAAGTGCACAACGTTTTACAGGTTTTGCTAAATGTCAGCTTAGGTCATGTGGTGAGGAGATGCTTTGGAAAACGAGCACTAAAAAGTTGATGGCATATGTTTACGCAGTCTTTTGGGTTTGACAGCCGTATAGCATGATCTTTTTCCCAAAGATTTACAGTTAATAATTGGAAGTAAACAAGTATAGAGACTTTGATCATTCCCAATTGCAATAAAAGGATTTAGTGGGCTTAGTGGTCACGGTTCAGTATTTGAAATACAAGCATGTATTAACCCCTTCCCTTAAAGTAGGCAAAATTCTGGGCATATTTATTCAAATCCAAGTGTAGGTTGGTGATGCCTAGAATGTTATGAGTAGTTCAACCTATATTTTATAGGAAGCTTAACCCCCAAGTTCTGGAAACATATGCCACGCTAAAGTCTTGAAACTTAAGGATGCCAATTGTTAACAGCATATGCTAACTTATGAGACTATATTAacatttgagttttattttaagtaGAATCCCTTAGAGGTTGATTTTCTGggcaaacatattttttttaaatatttgagttcATTCCCATACATCTGCCCCAAAGTGCAAAGGTGTTTGAAATAACCTACTTGTGTAAATTTACACCTAGTATCTTTAAAGCCATATAAGTCactgtgtatgcatgtgtgtatgtatacacacacatatacacacgctTCTGTAAGAAAAGTGAGCATTTAGTTGTACTTGAAAAGTCCATCAATGTTCTACCATCAAGTCCTTGGATGTGCATTAAGTGCCCCCAAAGGTAAAATGCTCCCTAGAAGTCAAGTTAACCCCAACTTTACCCATACTTGTATTGGCCTGGGAGCCCCAACTGGGGTTATGGAGTTCATTTGCATTTGTTAGATTGCAATAGTCAAGCTGATTGTTAACATAAGAACttgcttctgttttccttcattttgacATTACTGGTGTTAGGCCTCCAACTAAAGTGACAGCCCCAACTGAGTATGTTATAATGGCAAGTTTAAACTATTGagtattttttccattgtatgtttgGTGCATTTTTGCTTGCTTAACTGGCAGTTCTGTGGTGGAACCTAGAAGGTTTTCCTTTCTAAGGTGCAAGAGATTGTTTCTGAAACCTTATCAAGCATGTCAGATGTTTTGGAAGTCTTCATTAGGTTCCCAGTACTTTCAAGTggtataaaaagataaagaactGATTCTTATACAAGTAACAAAGTGGTATGTACTAGCATTATAAATGGTTATAGGCTTGTGGTCAAATTCTTATGAATTGAAGTAGAGGAGTTGTGTGAATTAAGacttaaaatgaatttgaaaggGTTTTGGTCAAGTACATGAGACTTAAGCGTTCAAAGCCAACCAGTAAATAACCTTTCACTGAGGTCTGATTGTTCTgtgtgttaatattttgtttgtcTGGTGTTGATTTTATGTAAAGTAGAGGAGAAATAAAGGCAGCTGTTTTTATTGATGCCCCTTCCTGAACTTCCTGATCCGAGGCATTAGTGTGATGTGCTTTTGAAAGGGGACAGAAGTATCACCTTGCTAACTATCTTTCTAGTAAAGGTCCTGCTGTTTCATAAGGAGAGTTTTCTTTGAGAACCAAGAAGGCTTGTCTTTAATCACCAAGTACAATAGAATTAAATATTGCTACTCTTTAGGGACACTGCTCCATCCACAACTCCTCTGTAATCCCACTTAGATTTATATTAACAATATGTTGACAATATTCCTCTAAACAAGTCATCCAAAGATAACTGAGGAGTCACACATGACGTTTTCTGGTTGAAGTCACTGGTTGCCACTGTGGTCACTTTTCACAAAagaggctttgttttgtttttaccgttttttttgttgttgttgttgtgtgtgtgtttttttagtACTCTAAAACTTTTAGTTTCAGCCATTGAGCTGTGTTGATTAGTATTTCCCTCTTCTGCATTAAAATTCCCTGAGAATTAAAACCTCAGATGCATCTTCAAGTTTCACAAGTTCCTAGATTTCTGTTCAAGGCAGCTTTGAGAATGTGCTTCAGATAAGTCTGGAAGCTTAGTCTTATTTCAGATTCTGAAATGAATGAAGTGGGagtaagaaatgcatttttcaagcATACTGCACGAAGTAATTGACTTCCCTGATTGTCCGCTATTGTATTGTTGCTGACAGTTCCCCACCGTGACTTTTCTGTAACATACGATATCTGTTGGGAATAGCATTTCATTGTGTGGGGTTTGCATGGAGGTGAGGCTGAGaaaatgacatttgtttttctctgctctCGGTGCTCTAGGTTGACAAGGCGTTGATTTAGCGTTGGGAATGGGCTGGTCACATGGTTCTTTACTTATTGTCACTGCCATCGATTCAGGTAGTTTTTCTTGCCTCTATCCAGCATAGCTCAGGTAAAACACAAGGCTTTTGCCCACTCCTTGTCTGCTATGAAACAGATTTCAGTTTTCAGCCTTTCCAAAACTTTGTATCGCTCATCCTAATCTGCAGAAGAACTTCCTATTAGAGAAGAAAGCTTTAAAGAGTTTCAGTTCAATAAACATCTCTGCAATTTGAGCCCTGACGGTTTCGGGCTAAGTGCACAGTTGGCAATTCTCAAAAGATCCCTTCATGAAATTTTTGACCTAGTGATTGCTAACAGGAGAGACCGAAAGAGTCAAGATCTGAAAGAAGCTCTTCGCGCCGAGTCGACGTGGAAAGAGGCCCCCAAGAGTGTCCGAAATGGCCGGAGTGCGGTTTGCATTTTCCTTTACCACTGCACGCTCCGGGGTCCCCCAGGCTGTCTGCCGGGTCGCCTCGGGCCAGGATCCTGCTCCCCAGCGCGCCGGGCCTCGTGGGGCCGCCCCACCCCCGCGCTGCGCGCccgcaccccaccccgcccccgcgcggccccgcccccgcgccgTGCCGGCCCCTCCCCCGcgcccgccgctgccgccgcccggCAGCCCCGCACGCCCGCCGAAGCTACGGGCTCGGCCCGGCTCCGCGCGGAGTTGCAGCGGTGGCCGGATGCCAAGTGTAAGTGTAAGTTGCTATGGAAACCCCGACAGAGGCGA
The genomic region above belongs to Phocoena phocoena chromosome 2, mPhoPho1.1, whole genome shotgun sequence and contains:
- the COMMD3 gene encoding COMM domain-containing protein 3 is translated as MELSEYVQKGFQMLADPGSFDSNAFTLLLRAAFQSLLDAQADEAVLDHPDLKHIDPVVLKHCHAAAATYILEAGKQRADKSTLSTYLEDCKFDSERIELFCTEYQNNRNSLEILLGSIGRSFPHITDVSWHLEYQIKTNQLDKMYRPAYLVTLNVENTDSRSHPEIRFSCNMEQLQDLVGKLKDASKSLERATQL